From a region of the Aeoliella mucimassa genome:
- a CDS encoding PEP-CTERM sorting domain-containing protein has translation MNKHHLNYFKASVALAASGLTAGAANAAVIETTHNETLTFSSGGELAFDITGDGVDDYRFLFANNSSRKPQITTTNFDAGGTNLVAMPDSQEDVRVLPVIAAGDTVVLSNYDLLDESYFFQNWNQTAYGDWGGPGGTEEPDPIVGPVEGYVALAMPADTGGYNYGYLHVAADMRESGDGTGEATITLLDSAYETVAKAHLVGDITVVPEPSTWMLLVSGAAGVAALRRWNS, from the coding sequence GTGAATAAGCATCATTTGAATTACTTCAAGGCTTCCGTGGCCTTAGCCGCCAGCGGCTTGACCGCTGGAGCAGCCAATGCGGCCGTGATCGAAACCACCCATAACGAAACCTTGACTTTCAGTTCGGGAGGCGAGCTCGCGTTCGATATCACCGGCGATGGCGTCGACGACTATCGTTTTCTGTTCGCCAACAATAGCTCGCGCAAACCTCAAATCACCACAACCAATTTCGACGCCGGCGGCACCAATCTGGTGGCCATGCCCGACTCGCAAGAGGACGTTCGCGTGCTGCCAGTGATTGCCGCTGGCGACACCGTGGTACTGTCGAACTACGATTTGCTCGACGAGTCGTACTTCTTCCAAAACTGGAATCAAACCGCGTATGGCGACTGGGGTGGACCTGGTGGAACCGAGGAACCGGATCCCATCGTAGGCCCCGTAGAGGGTTACGTCGCCCTGGCCATGCCGGCCGACACCGGCGGATACAACTATGGCTACCTGCACGTCGCAGCCGACATGCGGGAAAGCGGCGACGGAACCGGCGAGGCCACCATCACGCTGTTGGATAGTGCCTACGAAACAGTGGCCAAAGCCCACCTCGTCGGCGACATCACCGTGGTGCCCGAGCCATCTACCTGGATGCTGTTGGTATCCGGCGCCGCCGGCGTGGCTGCCTTGCGACGCTGGAACTCCTAA
- a CDS encoding PEP-CTERM sorting domain-containing protein — MNTSRSRYFKVSLAAAASGLTMGSAHAVVVTTVHDSTSPWNAADSPEIDFDITADGVDDYQLLFAGNNAQKPQITTLGFNGDGQNQIFLPNADENVRTLEVLSTGATIDSSMYSGTMLNEAFFYLNWNNNHYGNWGGPGGATAPDPIQGPVEGYVGLAVAAGDGNFNYGYAHVGIDVRNAMAALAGASISLYETGYETEVNTAITIAEPPPRLTIEVNTTTGEVSMQNVDTNDVTFDYYRITSSGGALREQDGFWLSLDDQNIGAGGNAAGDFNDDGTVNLADYTVWRDNLGSTGGLPNDDTLDGVVDHDYYQLWKDNFGTTAGEGGPLGWIEQGGSDSTILAETFLDEAGSTLTAGSSYSLGNAFATGGAQDLVFRYAQDGKLLIGSVVYTSSASSVGASQVPEPGTLTLLVAAGLTLAGTCRMRR, encoded by the coding sequence ATGAATACTTCACGTTCTCGATACTTCAAAGTCTCTCTCGCCGCGGCGGCATCTGGTTTGACGATGGGCTCCGCCCACGCTGTGGTGGTCACCACCGTGCACGACTCGACCTCGCCATGGAACGCGGCTGATTCCCCCGAGATCGACTTCGACATCACCGCCGACGGGGTCGACGACTATCAACTTCTGTTCGCTGGCAACAATGCCCAGAAACCACAGATCACCACCTTGGGCTTCAATGGTGACGGGCAGAATCAAATCTTTCTTCCGAATGCCGACGAAAACGTGCGTACGCTCGAAGTGCTCTCCACCGGAGCCACCATCGATAGCTCGATGTACAGCGGTACGATGCTCAACGAAGCGTTCTTCTATCTCAACTGGAACAATAACCACTACGGCAACTGGGGAGGCCCTGGCGGCGCCACGGCTCCCGATCCGATTCAAGGACCCGTGGAAGGCTACGTGGGCCTGGCCGTGGCAGCAGGCGACGGCAATTTCAACTATGGCTACGCCCATGTCGGTATCGACGTTCGCAATGCCATGGCCGCGCTGGCAGGAGCTTCGATTAGCTTGTATGAAACCGGCTACGAAACCGAAGTGAATACGGCGATCACCATTGCCGAGCCACCTCCACGCTTGACCATCGAAGTCAACACCACCACCGGCGAAGTATCGATGCAGAACGTCGACACCAACGACGTGACGTTCGACTACTATCGCATCACCAGCTCCGGCGGAGCGCTCCGCGAGCAGGATGGCTTCTGGCTTAGCCTCGACGATCAAAACATCGGTGCAGGTGGCAACGCCGCTGGCGACTTCAACGACGATGGCACCGTGAATCTCGCCGACTACACGGTGTGGCGCGACAACCTCGGCAGCACCGGCGGTTTGCCCAACGACGATACACTCGACGGAGTGGTCGACCACGACTACTACCAGCTTTGGAAAGACAATTTTGGCACCACCGCTGGCGAAGGTGGACCGCTCGGCTGGATTGAACAAGGTGGCTCCGATTCCACCATTCTCGCCGAGACCTTCCTCGACGAAGCGGGGTCGACACTCACCGCGGGCAGCTCCTACTCGTTGGGCAATGCCTTCGCGACCGGCGGCGCCCAAGACCTGGTGTTCCGTTACGCCCAGGATGGCAAGCTGCTGATCGGCAGCGTTGTCTACACTTCCTCGGCCAGCTCGGTCGGGGCCTCGCAAGTTCCTGAACCAGGCACACTCACGCTGCTCGTTGCCGCGGGACTTACCCTCGCTGGCACCTGCCGGATGCGACGTTAG
- a CDS encoding GH92 family glycosyl hydrolase has product MILPPAAARLLVFGFATWCSLVVAPAWSQEPPPKSPADYVNPFIGASTSADQAGIYHGLGKTFPGAITPYGMVQLSPNTITGGDNGPGYSYEMPYIEGFAFTQMSGIGWFGDLGNFLVTPTTGPLQVVAGRHPEVARGYRSRYDKDTEQAKAGYYSATLTDYDVRVEATATPRTGMLRMTFPQNEQSRVQIDLARRVGGTSTKQMVRVCDKQTIEGWMECTPEGGGWGNGAGQARYTVYFYAQFDKPLEKYGVWSADIPDGQRRNREAIESEEYDKLIAAAKIIDQPTEVEGEHLGFFTEFATSQGEQVQMKVGISFTSLEGARANLEAENTGWHFDAIREATKQQWNDALSRITIKSSDEDQLAIFYTAMYHTMIDPRAISDVDGRYPGGNGKIHEPKGFTKRTIFSGWDVFRSQFPLQSIINPTLVTDTINSLIELADDTDSDYLERWEMFNAYSGCMLGNPAVVIITDAYVKGLRDFDVERAYALSKSSVERFGNGTRGHAGDISRTLEYAYNEWCVSQLATALHHDRDARLYATRAKSYRNIFDRDKGWFRPKNGDGSWQKWPAQGRLQQGYGSVESNPYQQGWFVPHDLDGLVDLLGGREKTLLDLEHFFNNTPEDFRWNDYYNHANEPVHHVAFLFNQLGSPWLTQKWTRTICANAYRNDVEGLVGNEDVGQMSAWYVLASCGIHPVTPGTTRYEITSPMWQRVEMNVGEGKVFTINVRNQSPKNLYIQSATLNGKPYNKTWIDYPHIMSGATLELTLGPVPNKRWAVPAQN; this is encoded by the coding sequence ATGATTCTCCCCCCAGCGGCTGCTCGGCTTCTAGTTTTTGGTTTCGCAACTTGGTGTAGCCTGGTAGTAGCTCCGGCGTGGTCGCAGGAGCCACCCCCCAAGTCGCCGGCCGACTACGTAAATCCCTTCATCGGGGCCAGCACCAGCGCCGATCAGGCGGGCATCTATCATGGACTTGGCAAGACCTTCCCCGGGGCAATCACCCCGTACGGCATGGTTCAACTCAGTCCCAACACTATCACCGGCGGCGACAACGGACCGGGTTACAGCTACGAGATGCCTTACATCGAAGGTTTCGCCTTCACCCAGATGAGTGGTATCGGCTGGTTTGGCGACCTGGGTAATTTTCTGGTCACGCCGACCACCGGGCCGCTACAGGTGGTCGCGGGACGCCATCCCGAGGTCGCCCGCGGGTATCGATCGCGCTACGACAAAGACACCGAACAGGCGAAGGCCGGTTACTATTCGGCCACGTTGACCGACTACGACGTACGTGTCGAAGCAACGGCCACGCCGCGCACTGGCATGCTACGCATGACCTTTCCCCAAAACGAACAATCGCGAGTGCAGATTGACCTCGCGCGTCGCGTCGGCGGCACCTCGACCAAGCAAATGGTGCGAGTTTGCGACAAGCAAACCATCGAAGGATGGATGGAGTGCACGCCCGAAGGCGGCGGTTGGGGCAACGGGGCAGGGCAGGCCCGCTACACGGTTTATTTCTACGCGCAGTTCGATAAGCCGCTCGAGAAATACGGAGTCTGGAGCGCCGACATTCCCGATGGCCAGCGCCGCAATCGCGAAGCGATCGAAAGCGAGGAATACGACAAACTGATTGCCGCGGCCAAGATCATCGACCAACCGACCGAGGTCGAAGGCGAGCACCTTGGCTTCTTCACCGAGTTTGCCACCAGCCAAGGCGAGCAGGTACAGATGAAAGTCGGCATCTCGTTCACCAGCTTGGAAGGTGCCCGCGCGAACCTCGAGGCCGAAAACACCGGGTGGCACTTCGACGCGATTCGCGAAGCAACCAAACAGCAATGGAACGATGCCTTATCGCGCATCACGATTAAGTCTAGCGACGAAGATCAGCTCGCGATCTTCTACACCGCGATGTATCACACGATGATCGATCCTCGAGCGATTTCCGATGTGGATGGTCGCTACCCAGGCGGCAACGGCAAGATTCACGAGCCGAAAGGCTTTACCAAGCGGACGATTTTCAGCGGTTGGGACGTTTTCCGTAGCCAGTTCCCCTTGCAGAGCATTATCAATCCCACCCTGGTGACCGACACCATTAACTCGCTTATCGAACTGGCCGACGATACTGATAGCGACTACCTCGAACGTTGGGAGATGTTCAACGCTTATAGTGGGTGCATGCTGGGGAATCCAGCCGTGGTGATCATCACTGATGCCTACGTGAAGGGCTTGCGAGATTTCGACGTCGAGCGTGCATACGCGTTATCGAAAAGCTCGGTCGAGCGGTTCGGCAACGGCACCCGCGGCCATGCTGGCGACATCTCGCGGACGCTCGAATATGCGTACAACGAATGGTGTGTTTCGCAACTTGCCACCGCCTTGCACCATGATCGCGATGCGAGACTTTACGCTACGCGAGCGAAGAGCTATCGCAATATTTTCGATCGCGACAAAGGCTGGTTCCGCCCGAAGAACGGCGACGGCTCCTGGCAAAAATGGCCCGCCCAGGGACGTTTGCAACAAGGGTATGGATCGGTCGAGAGCAATCCTTACCAGCAAGGCTGGTTCGTTCCCCATGACCTCGACGGACTGGTCGACCTGCTAGGTGGGCGCGAAAAAACGCTGCTCGACTTGGAGCACTTCTTTAACAACACGCCGGAAGACTTCCGCTGGAACGACTATTACAACCACGCCAACGAACCAGTGCATCACGTTGCTTTCTTGTTCAATCAACTCGGCAGTCCGTGGCTTACCCAGAAGTGGACTCGCACGATCTGTGCGAACGCGTACCGCAACGACGTGGAAGGTTTGGTCGGTAACGAAGACGTTGGACAGATGTCGGCCTGGTACGTGCTGGCCTCTTGCGGAATCCACCCTGTCACTCCTGGCACAACCCGCTACGAGATCACCAGCCCCATGTGGCAACGCGTCGAAATGAATGTGGGCGAAGGCAAGGTGTTTACGATCAACGTTCGCAATCAGTCTCCGAAGAATCTCTACATTCAATCGGCAACCCTGAACGGCAAGCCGTACAACAAGACTTGGATCGACTATCCGCACATCATGTCGGGCGCGACGCTCGAACTCACGCTCGGCCCGGTTCCGAACAAGCGTTGGGCGGTGCCCGCACAGAACTAG
- a CDS encoding alkaline phosphatase family protein: MCESQTRLLWVSWELADWQLLHPLIDAGEMPTLEKLIDTGGSGTLYAPPPPVNAAICTTMATGKRPWQHRICLSHQATVPNVKPVEAKYRAAGTLWEILSDQGLPTIAVGWPATHGSITTSRVVSDRYAFPTGPPGHAWPPAERGTYHPSELAKQFDPLRVQPEQIDAATLEQFVPDWQQVDQTRDPRLSRLCISLATDASYHAAATKLIASVSWKLAAVRLPGIGELCRMFVRHHLLADTPAAKPEPLYRQVVPAAFRMLDAMLARLMELVGPDTAVVLTSPSGVSGAMLGQPDSWKQSGGVFVAAGPGFTTDQLVHGINALDVVPTLLSWFGLPTAGDMEGRIRSECLITANTNTPRDSYEVDTAASDECTAEQRTAELRSTLSTADAWNYDWYRAQSLLDADRQQQALPLLESLFREFPEHALFSQTLFQTQLSLGLVAEAEETLEVLLDAVPPSMAPLLRAELAYAAGDRQLARQQVDLLLQHPPESSLVWYRVGLLLMALREWTKLESCARAVLAQSEDEEIAWLGLAEATLRRGDAQTAEQAAQRAISLQFYLPDAHLALARALVAQGRILAATQALDRLLQIDPHNHRAQAYRRRIGGALVE; the protein is encoded by the coding sequence ATGTGCGAGAGTCAAACTCGCCTGCTGTGGGTCAGTTGGGAGCTTGCCGATTGGCAACTGCTTCATCCGCTGATCGATGCCGGCGAGATGCCAACGCTGGAGAAGCTGATCGACACAGGGGGTAGCGGTACGCTCTATGCACCGCCGCCCCCTGTGAATGCTGCTATTTGCACCACGATGGCCACCGGCAAACGCCCCTGGCAGCACCGCATCTGCTTGTCGCATCAAGCCACCGTGCCCAACGTTAAACCGGTGGAAGCCAAGTACCGCGCGGCCGGCACGCTGTGGGAAATCCTCAGCGACCAAGGCCTGCCGACGATCGCTGTCGGCTGGCCCGCCACGCATGGCTCGATCACCACGTCCCGCGTGGTTTCGGATCGCTACGCGTTTCCCACCGGACCACCCGGCCACGCCTGGCCCCCCGCCGAGCGCGGCACTTATCACCCGAGTGAGCTGGCCAAGCAGTTCGACCCGCTCCGTGTGCAGCCCGAACAAATCGATGCGGCCACGCTCGAGCAGTTTGTGCCCGACTGGCAACAAGTCGACCAAACGCGCGACCCGCGTTTGTCGCGTCTCTGCATCTCCCTCGCGACCGATGCTTCGTACCATGCAGCTGCGACCAAGCTGATTGCCAGCGTGTCGTGGAAGCTTGCCGCGGTTCGCTTGCCAGGCATCGGCGAACTCTGCCGCATGTTTGTGCGGCACCACTTGCTCGCCGACACGCCGGCCGCCAAGCCAGAGCCGCTCTACCGCCAGGTGGTGCCGGCCGCTTTTCGCATGCTCGATGCCATGCTGGCTCGCCTGATGGAACTCGTCGGTCCCGACACCGCGGTGGTGCTCACCTCGCCTTCGGGCGTATCGGGGGCGATGCTCGGACAGCCGGACTCTTGGAAGCAATCCGGCGGTGTCTTTGTCGCAGCGGGTCCAGGATTCACCACCGATCAACTGGTGCATGGCATCAATGCCCTCGACGTCGTACCGACTCTGCTCTCGTGGTTCGGACTCCCCACGGCCGGCGACATGGAGGGCCGCATCCGCAGCGAATGTCTCATCACCGCTAATACGAATACTCCCCGTGACTCGTACGAAGTCGACACTGCTGCTTCCGATGAGTGCACCGCCGAGCAGCGCACCGCCGAACTGCGATCGACGTTGTCGACAGCCGACGCGTGGAACTACGACTGGTATCGCGCTCAGTCGTTGCTTGACGCCGATCGCCAGCAGCAGGCGTTGCCGTTGCTCGAGTCGTTGTTTCGTGAATTTCCAGAGCATGCTCTATTCAGTCAAACCCTTTTCCAAACGCAGTTGTCGTTGGGACTCGTCGCCGAGGCCGAGGAAACGCTAGAAGTGCTGCTCGATGCGGTACCGCCGAGCATGGCACCGCTGCTGCGAGCCGAGCTGGCCTACGCTGCCGGCGATCGGCAGCTAGCTCGGCAACAGGTCGACCTGTTACTGCAGCACCCGCCAGAGAGTTCGCTGGTGTGGTACCGCGTTGGCTTGTTGTTGATGGCACTTCGGGAATGGACCAAGCTCGAGTCGTGCGCCCGCGCGGTGCTCGCTCAATCGGAGGACGAAGAGATCGCCTGGCTCGGGCTGGCTGAGGCCACGCTTCGCCGAGGCGATGCCCAAACAGCCGAGCAAGCCGCTCAGCGGGCGATCTCGTTGCAGTTCTACCTGCCCGACGCCCACCTGGCACTCGCCCGCGCGCTGGTCGCGCAAGGTCGCATTCTCGCGGCCACGCAGGCGCTCGACCGCTTGCTGCAGATCGACCCGCACAACCACCGCGCCCAAGCTTATCGGCGACGCATCGGCGGTGCTCTGGTGGAGTAA
- a CDS encoding peptidyl-tRNA hydrolase produces the protein MSSQRIKMYILVKDSVPLGQAMVAVAHASLAAYLQFRDTPEVEQWLSGPFHKVVCKVTDQEFEHAKAVADQVVLTESSLDDQEVAIAFKPRDEWPKSFRYLRLYRE, from the coding sequence ATGAGCAGTCAGCGCATAAAGATGTACATTCTCGTGAAGGATTCCGTTCCGCTAGGCCAGGCCATGGTCGCAGTGGCCCACGCCTCGCTGGCGGCCTACCTGCAGTTTCGCGACACCCCCGAAGTCGAGCAGTGGCTGTCGGGCCCGTTTCACAAAGTGGTCTGCAAGGTCACGGACCAAGAGTTCGAACACGCGAAAGCCGTCGCCGACCAAGTGGTGCTGACCGAATCGTCGCTCGACGACCAAGAAGTAGCCATCGCCTTCAAACCACGCGACGAATGGCCCAAGAGCTTTCGCTACCTGCGGTTGTATCGTGAGTGA
- a CDS encoding GDSL-type esterase/lipase family protein, whose translation MATAAEFSVLPLGDSITAGNGFGGYRAQLGTDLTSQGHTFHLLGSQVMQDGGETSAALRAPYDGLHHEGHGGWRIDQLDANLNGNTNADASTNGGYYITGGNGTGRDPIYPNYALVLAGINDVNQYFGQKSDAGQQMDADELLPILQGRVTSLVDNLSTLRPDTRIMLSNVIPYANGLLNDQVTGATTAQRQIWAAEDGVSAEQEHGVNHYVILYNKWLANEFVPAQQAAGVNIELVDQYQNFLMPDGSVRGWGPDEPNGYADYGLHPNQFGYDLMGATWAAAINQHLIAQTVCEATINRADGSITLTNTSDAPIAIQSLSLISTAGAISVADLTPITGNYDSNGNQQVDDQPWVITEQSATNFREASTGDAGSIAVGGSVQLSLAGGWTATPYEELQVNIQLGDGSSAYTNVVYTGTPIVVGDLDGNGTIDRTDYNLLTASGETDLSALLKVQAYRQGDLNGDGSNDYEDFRLFKNAYIAEHGDAAFAAMVAVPEPTAMPLALGMALLLFGAIVKRQASTSRLICRVS comes from the coding sequence ATGGCAACAGCCGCTGAGTTCAGTGTGTTGCCGCTCGGCGATTCGATCACTGCCGGCAACGGCTTTGGCGGCTATCGGGCTCAGCTCGGCACCGACCTCACTAGCCAGGGACATACCTTTCATTTGCTCGGCAGTCAGGTCATGCAGGATGGCGGCGAAACATCCGCTGCGTTGCGTGCTCCTTACGATGGGCTGCATCACGAAGGGCACGGCGGATGGCGCATCGATCAGCTGGATGCCAATCTCAATGGCAATACCAATGCCGATGCCAGCACCAACGGCGGTTACTATATCACCGGCGGCAATGGCACCGGCCGCGACCCCATCTACCCCAACTACGCATTGGTCCTGGCCGGCATCAACGACGTGAACCAGTACTTCGGGCAGAAGTCCGATGCCGGACAGCAGATGGATGCCGACGAGCTGCTGCCAATTCTGCAAGGTCGTGTCACTTCGCTGGTCGATAACCTGTCGACCTTGCGACCCGACACCCGCATTATGCTCAGCAACGTGATTCCTTATGCCAATGGTCTGCTGAACGACCAAGTCACCGGAGCCACCACCGCCCAGCGACAGATTTGGGCAGCCGAAGACGGAGTTAGCGCCGAGCAGGAGCATGGCGTGAACCATTACGTGATCCTCTATAACAAATGGCTCGCCAACGAGTTTGTTCCCGCCCAGCAAGCCGCTGGTGTGAATATCGAGCTGGTCGACCAGTACCAAAACTTCCTCATGCCCGACGGGTCCGTTCGTGGTTGGGGTCCCGACGAACCGAACGGCTATGCCGACTATGGGTTGCATCCCAATCAATTTGGATACGATCTGATGGGCGCTACCTGGGCCGCTGCGATTAATCAGCATCTGATTGCCCAGACCGTTTGCGAAGCGACCATCAATCGTGCGGATGGCTCGATCACGCTGACCAACACCTCCGACGCACCAATTGCGATTCAGTCGCTCTCGCTCATCTCGACCGCTGGAGCCATCTCCGTTGCCGATCTGACTCCGATCACCGGCAACTACGACAGCAACGGCAACCAACAGGTCGACGACCAGCCGTGGGTTATCACCGAACAATCGGCCACCAACTTTCGCGAAGCCAGCACCGGCGACGCCGGTTCGATTGCGGTCGGCGGTTCGGTGCAGCTTTCGCTCGCCGGCGGCTGGACCGCTACCCCCTACGAAGAGTTGCAGGTCAACATTCAACTCGGCGATGGAAGCTCCGCTTACACCAACGTGGTTTACACCGGCACACCGATCGTGGTCGGCGACCTCGACGGAAACGGCACCATCGACCGTACCGACTACAACCTGCTCACCGCATCGGGCGAGACCGACCTTTCGGCGCTGCTCAAAGTGCAAGCGTACCGCCAAGGCGATCTGAATGGCGACGGCTCGAACGACTACGAGGACTTCCGATTGTTTAAAAACGCCTACATCGCCGAGCATGGCGATGCAGCTTTCGCTGCCATGGTAGCGGTGCCAGAACCAACGGCCATGCCTTTGGCTCTCGGCATGGCATTGCTGTTGTTCGGAGCCATCGTGAAACGGCAAGCCAGTACCAGCCGGCTGATTTGTCGCGTGTCGTAA
- a CDS encoding TolB family protein — MGQQLSGTIVFASGKTGDYDIWTCDLESGTMTQLTFGTGWNDKPNFSPDGQWVVYVSDQTGNRELFKVPTTGGDPIQLTNLGNRWADSPSFSPDGKAIAYVSNETGNNELWVMDAEGNERKQVTVHEGSDDTVSWTPDGHGLLWSSDRGDDADIWHYDLLSDTKTQLNEDRGGDYSPKPSPDGSVIVFVSNRQETPDPSQPYKDRDKDLWMMTSQGELLVKLTENQGADYSPAWSPCGNYLLYTADDHRSDCHLRVLDVSQLVEAYQSGDQATVEQAASRLRTEAVQLDRDPLKAEVNATRHATFLTSLLPDSWMKSCYPAGYFGLERNPDWTGVQVGAGTLATDSSTSDYAG; from the coding sequence ATGGGTCAGCAACTCAGCGGAACTATCGTGTTTGCCAGTGGCAAAACAGGCGACTACGACATTTGGACTTGCGACCTCGAGTCGGGCACAATGACCCAACTCACTTTCGGCACCGGCTGGAACGACAAGCCAAACTTCTCGCCCGACGGTCAGTGGGTGGTTTACGTGAGCGACCAAACCGGCAACCGCGAACTGTTCAAGGTTCCCACGACCGGCGGCGACCCGATTCAACTCACCAACCTCGGCAATCGCTGGGCCGACTCGCCGTCGTTCAGCCCCGACGGCAAAGCCATTGCCTACGTGTCGAACGAAACCGGTAACAACGAACTCTGGGTAATGGATGCCGAGGGTAACGAGCGCAAGCAAGTAACCGTGCACGAAGGCTCCGACGACACCGTGTCGTGGACTCCCGACGGCCACGGGCTGCTCTGGTCGAGCGACCGCGGCGACGACGCCGATATTTGGCACTACGATCTCCTTTCCGATACCAAGACCCAGCTCAACGAAGACCGCGGCGGCGACTATTCGCCAAAGCCGAGTCCCGATGGGTCGGTCATCGTGTTTGTTTCGAATCGCCAGGAAACGCCCGATCCCAGCCAACCTTACAAGGATCGCGATAAAGACCTGTGGATGATGACCAGCCAGGGTGAACTGCTCGTGAAGCTCACCGAGAACCAGGGCGCCGACTACTCGCCGGCCTGGTCGCCGTGTGGCAACTATCTGCTCTACACTGCCGACGATCACCGCAGCGATTGTCACCTGCGTGTGCTCGATGTCTCGCAGTTGGTCGAAGCGTACCAGTCGGGCGATCAGGCGACCGTCGAGCAGGCGGCCAGTCGCTTGCGGACCGAAGCAGTGCAGCTCGACCGCGATCCCCTCAAGGCCGAAGTCAACGCCACCCGGCACGCCACGTTCCTCACCAGCTTGCTTCCGGATAGCTGGATGAAGTCGTGCTACCCAGCTGGTTACTTTGGACTCGAACGCAACCCCGACTGGACCGGCGTGCAAGTCGGCGCCGGCACTCTTGCAACCGACTCCAGCACCAGCGACTACGCCGGCTAA
- a CDS encoding LamG-like jellyroll fold domain-containing protein codes for MRHLTFWSFSTAVTTALLFVWLASPSEAVLRHKYTFNDGTAADPVADVSGSGVEINATFVNQGNLGQIAGGYADLSNNNGLISGQDFVNGNGIGSYIEIPSIYDEVNNDYQLPFSDAAYNSPDGEASIEMWVTVDEQRDFARIWDMGRSAAGQGQSGLAFNGEYVYGVAQAGALQGYSIMAGTHSTAQTETNISPASPAVLSPGVEYHIAFTLDANDTSAGPNGTVKLYLDGSQVASGAIDNGNSGVDAIDITFLQELNSWFGRSQWGSDYLFDGLYNEIRIYSHELTPTEVMANYNAGPDDGSALPTVNIDRATGEITISNNNASSVNLVSLSLLSSAGALDTAEFQSIDGTWGNQALTATEITESGSTSIPGSTTNAANLGNTWIRSSIEDLQVVVELSDGTHTGAFVTYSGTSYSPIDLNTDGVISVEDYLDVFAPNGESDLSSETLVAAALKGDLDGDYDNDYDDWVLFKSLYNAANGPGALEQAIANYTAVPEPSTLWLIGLAGVVLWTRRPSAR; via the coding sequence ATGAGACACCTAACTTTTTGGTCGTTTTCTACTGCGGTCACCACCGCGCTGCTGTTCGTCTGGTTGGCGTCACCTAGTGAGGCGGTGCTGCGTCACAAGTACACGTTCAACGACGGCACCGCGGCCGATCCGGTGGCCGACGTTTCCGGCTCCGGCGTCGAGATCAATGCCACGTTCGTGAATCAAGGAAACCTGGGACAGATCGCCGGCGGCTATGCCGACCTGTCGAACAACAACGGATTGATTTCAGGCCAAGACTTCGTCAACGGCAACGGAATCGGTAGCTACATCGAAATCCCCAGCATTTACGACGAAGTCAACAACGACTATCAGCTCCCCTTCTCCGACGCTGCGTACAACTCGCCTGACGGCGAGGCCTCCATCGAAATGTGGGTGACTGTCGACGAACAACGCGACTTCGCCCGCATCTGGGATATGGGTCGTAGCGCGGCTGGCCAGGGGCAATCGGGTCTCGCGTTCAACGGCGAGTACGTTTACGGCGTCGCCCAAGCAGGGGCACTTCAAGGCTACTCCATCATGGCCGGCACCCACTCCACCGCCCAAACCGAAACCAACATCTCCCCTGCGTCGCCAGCGGTGCTGTCGCCCGGCGTCGAGTACCACATCGCATTCACCTTGGACGCGAACGACACCTCGGCAGGTCCCAACGGTACCGTCAAGCTCTACCTCGATGGTAGCCAGGTCGCCAGCGGAGCTATCGACAATGGCAACTCCGGAGTCGACGCAATCGATATCACCTTCTTGCAGGAACTCAATAGCTGGTTCGGCCGTTCGCAATGGGGAAGCGATTACCTGTTCGACGGACTGTACAACGAGATTCGCATTTACAGTCATGAACTCACTCCTACCGAAGTCATGGCGAACTACAACGCGGGCCCCGATGACGGTTCCGCTTTGCCGACGGTCAACATCGATCGTGCTACCGGAGAGATCACCATTTCCAACAACAATGCGAGCAGCGTAAATCTGGTTTCGCTCTCCTTGCTTTCCTCAGCCGGGGCGCTCGATACCGCTGAGTTCCAGTCGATTGATGGCACCTGGGGCAACCAGGCGTTGACCGCTACCGAAATCACCGAGTCGGGTTCTACCTCGATTCCTGGTTCGACAACCAATGCTGCGAACCTCGGCAATACCTGGATTCGTTCCAGCATCGAAGACCTGCAGGTGGTGGTTGAACTGTCCGATGGAACGCACACGGGTGCCTTCGTCACTTATTCCGGTACCTCCTACTCGCCGATCGACCTGAACACCGATGGGGTCATTTCGGTGGAAGACTACTTGGACGTCTTCGCTCCCAACGGCGAAAGCGATCTCAGCAGCGAAACTTTGGTCGCCGCCGCTCTCAAAGGCGACTTGGATGGTGATTACGACAACGACTACGACGATTGGGTGTTGTTCAAGAGTCTTTACAACGCCGCAAATGGTCCAGGAGCTTTGGAACAAGCGATCGCCAACTACACGGCGGTGCCCGAACCTTCGACTCTCTGGCTAATCGGCTTGGCTGGTGTGGTGCTGTGGACCCGTCGGCCTTCGGCTCGCTAA